In Leptospira perdikensis, a single genomic region encodes these proteins:
- a CDS encoding sensor domain-containing diguanylate cyclase — MNEINTNMFAREIVSQSIDAIVVLDTNNNILYSNLALQLLTGYSEEELHQKTFSFLFPPNERGEQSSIETFVSSNDSHYIAGFLKELELVTKPKGTIPVEIRAFMIRNENQVFYAAIIRDVRERRRLEEQKNVLINSLKRLAYMDELTMLPNRRSFSESLQKTVATVKRRNRESVLAVLDIDHFKVINDTYGHDIGDLVLKKMANIFVDCLREEDTIGRIGGEEFGCILPDTTTEGATIVLDRLRESVENHRFFIFDNYYLNITLSIGYTKVHPIQKPEEILKLADIALYQAKNHGRNQIQVYPV, encoded by the coding sequence ATGAATGAGATCAATACAAATATGTTTGCGAGAGAAATTGTATCCCAATCGATCGATGCAATTGTCGTTTTAGATACAAATAACAATATACTTTATAGTAATTTAGCGTTACAGTTGTTAACTGGTTACTCAGAAGAAGAGTTACATCAGAAAACATTTTCCTTCCTATTCCCTCCCAACGAACGGGGAGAACAAAGTTCCATTGAAACCTTTGTTAGCTCCAATGATTCCCATTATATCGCCGGATTTTTAAAAGAACTGGAACTTGTAACAAAACCGAAAGGGACCATCCCTGTAGAAATCCGTGCCTTTATGATTCGTAACGAAAACCAGGTCTTTTATGCGGCCATCATTCGAGATGTACGGGAACGTAGAAGACTCGAGGAACAAAAAAACGTTCTCATCAATAGTTTGAAACGCCTGGCTTATATGGATGAACTCACCATGTTGCCAAACAGACGTTCCTTTTCTGAAAGTTTACAAAAAACGGTCGCTACCGTCAAACGCCGCAACCGTGAATCGGTTCTTGCAGTTCTCGACATCGATCATTTCAAAGTCATTAACGACACCTATGGTCATGATATTGGGGATTTGGTTTTGAAAAAAATGGCCAATATCTTTGTGGATTGCCTTAGGGAAGAGGATACGATCGGAAGGATTGGTGGGGAAGAATTTGGTTGTATCTTACCGGATACCACAACCGAAGGAGCTACCATTGTTCTTGACCGACTCCGCGAATCCGTCGAAAACCACCGGTTTTTCATTTTCGATAATTATTACCTCAATATCACTCTGAGTATAGGTTACACCAAAGTGCATCCCATCCAAAAACCAGAGGAAATCTTGAAGTTAGCGGACATTGCTCTCTACCAAGCCAAGAACCATGGCCGCAATCAGATCCAAGTTTATCCAGTGTGA
- a CDS encoding glycoside hydrolase family 172 protein, which produces MKLRYNFMHIPNLSFLNAFGTNLFRFPNQRIKILLIGIFYLSTNLLFADGWESSIWKEKTYRNQRVSSADPTNGNDDFIKIPKKKTVTIAEIKTRGVIKHIWMTLASKDVMARKNAVIRMYWDNQTHPSVEVPLGEFFGQGWGEEYIMNSAPLVAAPKKGKSMNSYFPMPFESGAKIEIENESDEDISNFYFYIDYEEWKEPLSSNLRFFAQWNRGITQPNTTNGKENEWGLLGETEKTVFKKENYFSVLETEGKGQFIGLNLYVDSPTPLWYGEGDDLIFIDGNQTVANLKGTGTEDVFNTAWSPKEIFMHPYFGYPRVSDSIGWLGRTHLYRFWVESPIRFEKNFLFLLEHGHANSLTLDLISVAYWYQGLNPKPMKVLPKKEFRVNKPEINFRHIHKWRDSFRSEKGYGEIWGNE; this is translated from the coding sequence ATGAAACTGAGATATAATTTTATGCACATTCCTAATCTTTCATTTCTAAATGCTTTCGGGACGAACCTATTTCGTTTTCCCAATCAAAGAATCAAAATTCTCCTGATCGGAATATTTTACCTTTCCACCAATCTTTTGTTTGCTGATGGTTGGGAATCTTCGATTTGGAAGGAGAAAACTTATCGCAACCAAAGAGTATCGAGTGCTGATCCTACCAATGGAAATGATGACTTTATCAAAATTCCAAAGAAAAAAACAGTAACCATTGCAGAGATCAAAACAAGAGGTGTGATCAAACATATTTGGATGACCCTTGCCAGCAAAGATGTAATGGCCAGAAAAAACGCTGTGATTCGGATGTATTGGGACAACCAGACCCATCCATCCGTGGAAGTTCCGTTAGGTGAATTTTTTGGTCAAGGTTGGGGAGAAGAATACATTATGAATTCTGCCCCGCTTGTGGCGGCTCCCAAAAAAGGAAAGTCTATGAATTCTTACTTTCCTATGCCCTTCGAATCAGGTGCAAAGATAGAAATTGAAAATGAATCGGACGAAGATATCAGTAATTTTTATTTTTATATTGATTATGAAGAATGGAAGGAACCTCTAAGTTCCAATTTACGTTTTTTTGCGCAGTGGAACCGAGGTATTACACAACCTAACACGACAAATGGGAAAGAAAACGAATGGGGACTTCTTGGTGAAACAGAAAAAACAGTTTTTAAAAAGGAAAATTATTTCTCAGTTCTCGAAACAGAAGGTAAAGGTCAGTTCATTGGCCTAAATTTGTATGTGGATTCTCCCACACCACTTTGGTATGGTGAAGGGGATGATTTGATTTTCATTGATGGAAACCAAACAGTAGCCAATCTAAAAGGAACAGGAACCGAAGATGTTTTTAACACAGCTTGGTCACCAAAAGAAATCTTTATGCATCCATACTTCGGATATCCACGAGTTTCTGATTCGATTGGTTGGTTAGGTAGAACTCATTTGTATCGATTTTGGGTAGAATCCCCCATTCGTTTTGAAAAAAATTTCCTATTCTTACTAGAGCATGGGCATGCAAATTCCTTGACCTTAGATTTAATCTCTGTTGCTTATTGGTATCAAGGTCTGAATCCAAAACCAATGAAGGTTTTGCCGAAAAAAGAATTCCGTGTCAACAAACCGGAGATTAATTTTCGTCACATCCATAAATGGCGGGATTCATTCCGAAGCGAAAAAGGTTATGGGGAAATTTGGGGCAATGAATGA
- a CDS encoding HD domain-containing protein: MMKSELKAKLQRTFPKAKTVSSGRLFTRQLSNLVDDAIRTLFYEVSDGIPLKDHLCLIAVGGYGRRELAPYSDIDLLYLHDGKLSDKVLGEIISKINTFLYNNEKEVGHSCRTIKESFLYLDQIETFHAVLDSRFLVGSEVLFQKYKTDFLEKIPEKKIKGFNEWKLSYLRERIINSYNPILLSEPNIKNDPLGLRDIQHMYWIEKTNPLLDSAEGGIFDFYLIGDSLPLLSAYDFLILTRSALHIISGRKNDRLDLGLQAEVAEFLGFGPKNEIKTLESFMSQFYKAQKEVYFYIGTYLDEKTNSNKKRIHKELSNPDSLYDDIIQFFAESQLNEEEPSRIDLNEIRFASHFLDDDFKNQKSVLDTFLSMLRQKKRIGHTLTLMHECNILGKLIPEFGACTNFPLFSYHHQYTVDEHTLLILRELDVLIADLWEDRQVQDVFNVCEKIEILALAILIHDAGKVKEGDHSQYGAELALIIAERFRLSEEDTELLRFLVAEHIVMSELSSKRDIYDPKLISSFAKQFSNENTLRLLYILTIIDTKSVGQGILTNWKKEILHFLFTSTLTYLQKKGNQADTQERIESTLETYLVEKEGLTAEQSEHIVEFGMKIKPSSYLNYNTPRRVYQHFILLSEWKISGLPFRMITEREPAFVTLSIFAQSDKQMLLDLSGTISSLGLNLVGLRLFRTEEDQLILQAQITDEYGSGEIAEQQILDIESTLADCIEGKTNIEDLASTTNIWKTLPQIPDGMVEELVKFANDLSESYSVLEVRVPDSIGLVYRILKTLLDFELEVIFVRISTSADFAYDSFHIQTKNGKKIEDTGLLLAIKEKILSVARVKENQGIMEINF; this comes from the coding sequence ATGATGAAATCAGAACTCAAGGCAAAACTGCAAAGGACCTTTCCAAAAGCCAAAACAGTTTCCTCCGGCAGACTCTTCACACGCCAGTTGAGTAATCTAGTAGACGATGCCATTCGGACTCTTTTTTACGAAGTCTCCGATGGAATTCCGCTTAAAGACCATCTTTGTTTGATTGCCGTGGGGGGTTATGGTCGCCGGGAACTAGCTCCATATTCAGACATCGACCTTCTCTATTTACATGACGGAAAACTTTCTGACAAAGTCCTCGGCGAAATCATATCAAAAATTAATACATTCTTATATAACAACGAAAAGGAAGTGGGGCACTCCTGCCGCACTATCAAAGAATCCTTTTTGTATTTGGATCAAATCGAAACCTTCCATGCTGTTCTTGATTCGCGATTTCTTGTGGGCTCTGAAGTTCTTTTTCAAAAATACAAAACAGATTTTTTAGAAAAAATTCCTGAAAAAAAAATCAAAGGATTCAATGAATGGAAGTTGTCTTATCTTCGAGAACGAATCATCAATTCTTATAATCCTATCCTTCTTTCCGAACCTAATATTAAAAATGATCCATTAGGACTTCGTGATATACAACATATGTATTGGATCGAAAAAACAAACCCTTTACTTGATTCTGCTGAAGGTGGAATTTTTGATTTTTATTTGATTGGAGATAGTCTTCCCCTATTATCAGCTTATGATTTTTTAATTCTCACAAGATCAGCTCTTCATATCATTAGCGGGCGGAAAAACGATCGATTGGATTTAGGGCTACAAGCTGAGGTGGCTGAATTTTTAGGTTTTGGACCAAAAAACGAAATTAAAACTCTCGAATCCTTTATGAGTCAATTTTACAAAGCCCAAAAGGAAGTGTATTTTTACATTGGAACCTATTTGGATGAAAAAACAAATAGCAACAAAAAACGTATTCACAAAGAACTTTCCAATCCAGATAGTTTGTATGATGACATCATTCAATTTTTTGCAGAGTCCCAATTAAACGAAGAAGAACCATCCAGGATTGATTTAAACGAAATCAGATTCGCATCACACTTCTTAGATGATGATTTCAAAAACCAAAAATCTGTTTTAGATACTTTTTTATCGATGTTACGTCAGAAAAAAAGAATCGGGCATACACTCACACTCATGCATGAATGTAACATTTTAGGAAAACTAATCCCTGAATTTGGAGCTTGCACAAACTTTCCACTCTTTAGTTATCATCATCAATACACGGTGGACGAACATACTCTTCTTATTTTAAGAGAACTTGATGTTCTCATTGCCGACTTATGGGAAGATAGACAGGTACAAGACGTTTTTAACGTATGTGAAAAAATCGAAATTTTAGCACTAGCGATTCTCATCCATGATGCAGGAAAAGTAAAGGAAGGTGATCACAGCCAATATGGTGCAGAGCTTGCTCTCATTATTGCAGAACGTTTTCGTTTGTCAGAGGAAGATACAGAACTTTTACGTTTCCTTGTCGCAGAGCACATTGTGATGTCCGAACTTTCTTCCAAAAGAGATATTTACGACCCCAAACTCATATCTTCCTTTGCCAAACAGTTTTCGAATGAAAACACCTTGCGGTTGTTATATATTCTTACCATTATCGATACAAAATCGGTAGGGCAAGGAATCCTAACCAACTGGAAAAAGGAAATTCTCCACTTTCTATTCACATCCACTTTGACCTATTTACAAAAAAAAGGAAATCAAGCGGATACCCAAGAACGGATCGAATCCACTTTGGAGACATACTTAGTCGAAAAAGAGGGTCTCACTGCCGAACAATCCGAACATATTGTTGAGTTTGGAATGAAAATTAAACCTTCTTCCTACTTAAATTACAATACTCCAAGACGAGTGTACCAACATTTTATTTTACTTTCTGAATGGAAAATCTCGGGACTTCCCTTCCGAATGATCACAGAGCGAGAACCAGCTTTTGTGACTTTGTCCATTTTTGCACAATCCGACAAACAAATGTTACTTGATTTATCAGGAACTATCTCCTCATTAGGACTTAATTTAGTAGGATTACGTTTATTTAGAACAGAGGAAGACCAACTCATCTTACAAGCGCAAATCACCGATGAATATGGAAGTGGTGAGATCGCAGAACAACAAATTTTGGACATTGAATCTACACTTGCTGACTGTATCGAAGGGAAAACGAATATCGAAGATTTGGCCTCCACAACGAACATTTGGAAAACTCTGCCACAAATTCCTGATGGAATGGTAGAGGAACTGGTAAAATTTGCCAACGACCTTTCTGAATCTTATTCTGTATTAGAAGTCAGAGTCCCCGATTCTATTGGACTTGTGTATCGAATTCTAAAAACATTACTCGACTTTGAACTAGAAGTGATATTTGTTAGGATCTCAACCAGTGCGGATTTTGCTTACGACTCCTTTCATATCCAAACTAAAAATGGTAAAAAAATTGAAGATACGGGACTACTACTCGCAATCAAAGAAAAAATCCTCTCTGTTGCAAGAGTAAAAGAAAACCAAGGAATCATGGAGATTAACTTTTAA
- a CDS encoding glycoside hydrolase family 13 protein: MVWWKEAVIYQIYPRSFQDSNGDGIGDLEGIIQRLDYLAGSKDSLGIDAIWLSPVYPSPMFDFGYDISDYEEIDPVYGDIQTFKRLLKEAHKRGIRIIMDLVVNHTSHLHPWFIESRSSVNSPKRDWYIWKEPNHGGPPNNWLGAFGGSGWEYDKRTGEYYFHSFLKEQPDLNWRNPDVEDAIFKMMKYWLDMGVDGFRLDVVNLYVKDEFLRNNASYFMKGPRPYDKQVHAYDRDRPEMHGILRRMRKLLDSYSEKRMFVGEIMQDFPGNVLLPATYCGRDDELHLAFNFMFLFSPWKAERFFQIVKDFESALGEDNWPNYTLSNHDFPRHITRYEKGADTKARAELAACMMLTLRGTPFLYYGEEIGMKRQKVAYNKIQDPVGKRYWPFHPGRDPERIPMPWNGSDTTGFTTGKSWLPLYEDANSVNVESQKENPNSLFFTYKKLIQLRKDRKSLRKGKLKVLLSTNKQVLYYRRREGKEETYVFLNFSSKPISVSYPRKWVLNEILFSSANRTSSFELEKELDTGDLVLFPNEAVIFAK, encoded by the coding sequence ATGGTATGGTGGAAAGAAGCAGTTATCTATCAAATCTACCCGCGTAGTTTTCAGGATTCCAATGGAGACGGGATTGGGGATTTAGAAGGAATCATCCAAAGGTTGGATTACCTAGCAGGTTCCAAAGATTCCCTTGGGATTGATGCCATTTGGTTATCGCCAGTTTACCCCTCTCCCATGTTTGATTTTGGTTATGATATCTCTGATTACGAAGAAATTGATCCTGTTTATGGTGACATTCAGACCTTTAAACGGTTGTTAAAAGAAGCTCACAAACGTGGAATTCGAATCATAATGGACCTGGTAGTCAACCATACCTCTCACCTCCATCCATGGTTTATTGAATCCCGATCCTCAGTTAATAGTCCCAAAAGAGATTGGTACATTTGGAAAGAACCAAATCACGGTGGACCACCTAATAATTGGCTCGGTGCATTTGGTGGTTCTGGATGGGAATATGACAAACGAACTGGCGAATACTATTTCCATTCTTTTCTTAAAGAACAACCAGATCTCAACTGGCGTAACCCCGATGTTGAAGATGCCATTTTCAAAATGATGAAGTATTGGTTGGATATGGGCGTTGATGGATTCCGATTGGATGTAGTCAATTTATATGTAAAAGATGAGTTTTTACGTAACAATGCTTCTTACTTTATGAAAGGCCCAAGACCTTACGATAAACAAGTTCATGCCTATGATCGTGACCGTCCAGAAATGCACGGGATTCTTCGTCGTATGCGTAAACTTCTAGATTCCTATTCCGAAAAACGAATGTTTGTTGGTGAAATCATGCAAGATTTTCCTGGAAATGTTCTCCTTCCTGCAACTTACTGTGGCCGTGATGATGAATTACATCTTGCATTTAATTTTATGTTCCTTTTCTCTCCTTGGAAAGCAGAACGATTTTTTCAAATTGTAAAAGATTTTGAATCTGCTCTCGGGGAAGATAATTGGCCCAACTATACTCTTTCTAACCACGATTTCCCACGTCATATCACTAGGTACGAAAAAGGTGCTGATACAAAAGCACGTGCGGAACTTGCCGCCTGTATGATGTTAACTCTTCGTGGCACTCCATTTCTTTATTACGGTGAAGAGATTGGAATGAAACGCCAGAAAGTTGCTTATAATAAAATCCAAGATCCAGTAGGTAAACGTTATTGGCCTTTCCATCCAGGCCGTGACCCTGAACGAATTCCTATGCCTTGGAATGGTTCGGATACCACTGGATTTACAACAGGAAAATCATGGCTTCCTTTGTATGAAGATGCAAACTCGGTCAACGTGGAATCTCAGAAAGAAAATCCAAATTCACTTTTTTTTACTTATAAAAAACTGATTCAGTTAAGAAAAGATAGGAAGTCATTAAGAAAAGGTAAACTAAAAGTATTACTTAGTACAAACAAACAAGTGCTTTACTATCGACGAAGAGAAGGTAAAGAAGAAACATATGTATTCTTAAACTTCTCATCAAAACCAATAAGTGTTTCTTATCCAAGAAAATGGGTGTTAAACGAAATTTTATTTAGTTCAGCAAACAGAACTTCCTCTTTTGAATTAGAAAAGGAGTTGGACACTGGAGATTTAGTTTTGTTCCCAAATGAAGCTGTTATTTTTGCAAAATAG
- a CDS encoding efflux RND transporter periplasmic adaptor subunit, whose amino-acid sequence MEFSLEPTNSQFRKFFILIVSVTLSSFFLVDCHSRNHDEKNSLTAAYPWKQEVTIEKSYVAQVKAIQRIEIRAFEKGYLTNIYMDEGKVVKKGQKLFQVMPMLVNAQYDKAKAEYESTSIEYENTEKLFKENVVSQTELSLIKARLKKNKATMDLAQIHLNLATVTAPFTGITDRFQVRLGSLVEEGTLLTTISDISKLWVYFNVSEKDYLNFTSEKKSGDKPLKVKFLMANNQFFKYEGVADTIEGEFDSETGTIPFRATFSNPDRLLRHGETGNVVVHEKLKDALIIPQKATFEVLDKHYVYIINLKGKIKATEIKIANEIPHLFVVESGISENDIILLEGLGKVHDDDVIKYKVESRENILKSFDLAAH is encoded by the coding sequence ATGGAATTTTCTCTAGAACCTACAAATTCGCAGTTTCGTAAATTTTTTATACTTATCGTTAGTGTAACCTTATCCAGTTTCTTTTTAGTGGATTGTCATTCCCGCAATCATGATGAAAAAAATTCACTTACAGCAGCTTACCCTTGGAAACAAGAAGTAACGATTGAAAAAAGTTATGTGGCCCAAGTGAAAGCCATCCAACGGATTGAAATTAGAGCATTTGAAAAAGGATATTTAACCAACATCTATATGGATGAAGGGAAAGTTGTGAAAAAAGGCCAAAAACTTTTTCAAGTGATGCCTATGCTTGTGAATGCTCAGTATGACAAAGCAAAAGCCGAATATGAATCCACTTCGATAGAGTACGAAAACACAGAAAAACTTTTTAAAGAGAATGTGGTATCTCAAACAGAATTGTCATTAATCAAAGCAAGGCTGAAGAAAAACAAAGCCACAATGGATCTGGCACAAATCCATCTCAACTTAGCAACAGTAACAGCACCGTTTACAGGGATTACAGATCGATTCCAAGTTCGTTTGGGAAGTTTGGTAGAAGAAGGAACGCTTTTAACAACAATCTCAGATATTTCTAAACTTTGGGTTTATTTCAATGTTTCAGAAAAGGATTATCTGAATTTCACAAGTGAAAAGAAATCAGGGGACAAACCATTAAAAGTTAAATTTCTAATGGCAAATAACCAATTTTTTAAGTATGAAGGAGTCGCCGATACTATTGAAGGTGAATTCGACAGTGAAACCGGTACCATTCCCTTTCGAGCGACATTTTCCAATCCAGATAGACTTTTACGCCACGGAGAAACAGGTAACGTTGTCGTTCATGAAAAACTGAAAGATGCTTTGATCATTCCTCAGAAAGCAACTTTCGAAGTGTTAGATAAACACTATGTATATATAATCAATCTTAAAGGTAAAATCAAAGCCACTGAGATCAAAATAGCAAATGAAATTCCTCATCTCTTTGTTGTAGAGTCGGGGATTTCTGAAAATGATATCATTCTTTTGGAAGGGCTCGGTAAAGTTCACGATGACGATGTAATCAAATACAAAGTGGAATCTCGTGAGAATATACTAAAAAGTTTCGACTTAGCTGCTCATTAG
- a CDS encoding efflux RND transporter permease subunit, producing the protein MFTKFLQRPVLAIVLSVLIVFVGLISIKNIPVSQFPEIAPPRVTITLSFPGASAQVLVQSTITTLEQAINGVAGMRYMISSSTSSGDAIIQVLFEPGTNPNDALVQVKTRVDQMMYRVPELVRLEGIFVQPVQPSMLLYVNLYSKDPNASEKFLYNYATVFLLPELKRIHGIGQAKILGTRQYAMRVWLNPDRMRAYNVTTSEVMKAIQNQSIIARPGRLGQSSGKQAQSLEYTLTYEGWYNEPQQYENIIIRAKTGGEVLYLKDISKVELDSEFYNIYSDVDGHPAAAIMFKQTEGSNAKEVIEDIKSKLEELKKTFPPQMDYKLSYDVSNFIDAAIEKVIHTLVEAFVLVAIVVFIFLGDWRSTLIPIIAVPVSLIGAFSFMLALGLTINLITLFAMVLAIGIVVDDAIVVVEAVHAKMSEEHLSVYASVKSVLGEISGAVIAITLLMTAVFVPVTFLPGPVGVFYRQFAITMATSIVLSGFVALTLTPVLTAMILKPHSHDKKTHNPIDIFLTKFNFYFDQVTEKYVNLMHRFSGSKVFIVSILLGFTVGFLVLTQIVPAGFVPGEDQGMIYAVIQTPPGSTIEKTNDVARKLQEVALKIEGVDSVASLAGYEILTEGEGSNAGTCLISLKDWSDRKNSVHDVMEELEHNTKNFGAIIEFFEPPAVPGFGAAGGVMFRLLDKTNSGDYTAFDKVHEEFMGELRKREELTGLFSFYSAKFPQLEVKLDRKLAMQKGVNIGEAMDNLDILVGSTYEQGFIRFNQFFKVYVQSLPEFRRLPSDILSLFTPNDKGEMVPYSAFLSLEQKQGANEITRYNAYTSSVINVLPNKGYTTGDAIQAIRKASQNLPSGFEVGWEGLSYDEAARGNEAIFIFLAVIVFVYLVLSAQYESFIIPFSVILSLPPGIFGTFFLLKLLGLANDIYAQIGMIMLIGLLGKNAVLIVEFARQRQEAGLTIFDAALEGAKARFRPILMTSFAFVAGLLPLVFATGPGAIANHTIGACALGGMVFGTIFGVVIVPGLYIIFANIAKGKTLIYKEDLMPLTESPESYLSSEVERKKMKRGKK; encoded by the coding sequence ATGTTTACTAAATTTCTCCAAAGGCCCGTCCTTGCTATTGTTTTATCCGTATTAATTGTGTTTGTTGGTTTGATTTCCATCAAGAACATTCCAGTATCACAATTTCCTGAAATTGCACCACCTAGGGTAACCATTACTTTATCCTTTCCTGGTGCGAGTGCCCAAGTATTAGTCCAATCAACCATCACAACTCTCGAACAAGCTATCAACGGAGTTGCTGGGATGCGATATATGATTTCATCATCCACAAGCTCTGGTGATGCAATCATTCAAGTTTTATTTGAACCAGGAACCAATCCAAACGATGCCTTAGTTCAAGTAAAAACTAGGGTCGATCAGATGATGTATCGTGTTCCAGAATTGGTTCGTCTTGAGGGAATTTTTGTACAACCCGTACAACCAAGTATGTTGTTGTACGTAAACCTATACAGCAAAGATCCCAATGCTAGTGAGAAGTTTCTTTATAATTACGCCACGGTTTTCTTACTTCCTGAATTAAAACGAATCCATGGGATTGGTCAGGCAAAGATCTTGGGAACAAGACAGTACGCCATGCGTGTTTGGTTGAATCCAGATCGAATGCGTGCATACAATGTAACCACATCCGAAGTGATGAAAGCCATTCAAAACCAAAGTATCATTGCAAGACCAGGCCGGCTTGGACAAAGTTCCGGAAAACAAGCTCAATCATTAGAATATACACTCACTTATGAAGGTTGGTACAACGAACCACAACAATATGAAAATATCATCATCCGAGCCAAAACCGGCGGGGAAGTTTTATATTTAAAAGATATTTCCAAAGTGGAACTGGATAGTGAGTTTTATAATATTTATTCCGATGTGGACGGTCATCCCGCCGCCGCCATCATGTTCAAACAAACGGAGGGAAGTAATGCAAAGGAAGTTATCGAGGATATCAAATCAAAGTTAGAGGAACTGAAAAAAACATTTCCTCCGCAGATGGATTACAAACTCAGTTATGACGTTTCAAATTTTATCGATGCCGCAATCGAAAAAGTAATTCATACACTGGTAGAAGCCTTTGTCCTTGTTGCCATCGTTGTGTTTATCTTCCTAGGAGATTGGCGGTCCACACTCATTCCCATCATAGCAGTTCCCGTATCCTTAATTGGTGCATTTTCTTTTATGTTAGCCTTAGGTCTTACCATAAACTTGATTACACTATTTGCGATGGTTCTTGCCATCGGAATTGTTGTGGATGATGCGATCGTTGTTGTGGAAGCAGTGCATGCAAAAATGTCGGAAGAACATTTAAGTGTTTATGCATCTGTAAAAAGTGTTTTAGGAGAAATCAGTGGTGCAGTCATTGCCATTACACTCCTGATGACAGCGGTTTTTGTTCCTGTAACTTTTTTACCGGGACCTGTGGGAGTTTTTTACCGACAGTTTGCGATCACAATGGCAACGTCTATTGTGTTATCAGGATTTGTAGCTTTAACACTCACTCCAGTGTTAACAGCCATGATTCTAAAACCACATTCTCACGATAAAAAAACTCACAATCCCATCGATATCTTCTTAACCAAATTCAATTTCTATTTTGATCAAGTAACAGAAAAATATGTAAACTTAATGCATCGTTTTTCTGGATCGAAAGTGTTTATTGTTTCCATCCTTCTTGGTTTTACTGTTGGATTTCTGGTACTAACACAAATTGTTCCCGCCGGATTTGTTCCAGGAGAAGACCAAGGTATGATTTACGCCGTCATACAAACTCCTCCCGGATCAACGATTGAAAAAACAAACGATGTTGCTCGCAAACTCCAAGAAGTTGCACTTAAAATTGAAGGTGTGGACTCAGTTGCTTCCCTTGCTGGTTATGAAATTTTAACAGAAGGTGAAGGTTCCAACGCAGGAACTTGCCTTATCAGTTTAAAAGATTGGTCGGATCGAAAAAATTCCGTTCACGATGTGATGGAAGAACTGGAACACAATACAAAAAACTTCGGTGCCATCATTGAGTTTTTTGAACCTCCAGCCGTTCCAGGATTTGGGGCAGCCGGCGGCGTTATGTTTCGTTTGTTAGACAAAACAAATAGCGGAGATTATACGGCCTTTGATAAAGTTCATGAAGAGTTCATGGGTGAACTTAGAAAGAGAGAAGAGTTAACAGGACTATTTTCTTTTTATTCAGCAAAGTTTCCACAACTCGAAGTAAAATTGGATCGAAAATTGGCGATGCAAAAAGGTGTCAACATAGGTGAAGCTATGGACAATTTGGACATTCTCGTTGGTAGTACTTATGAACAAGGGTTCATTCGTTTTAACCAATTCTTTAAAGTCTATGTTCAATCACTTCCTGAATTTCGTAGGTTACCATCTGATATTTTGAGTTTATTCACTCCAAATGACAAAGGTGAAATGGTTCCTTATTCAGCGTTTTTGTCTCTCGAACAAAAACAAGGTGCCAATGAAATTACAAGATACAATGCTTATACATCATCGGTAATCAATGTTTTACCAAATAAAGGTTATACGACCGGAGATGCCATCCAAGCAATTCGCAAAGCCTCACAAAATTTGCCTTCAGGATTTGAAGTGGGTTGGGAAGGTCTTTCCTACGACGAAGCTGCCAGAGGGAATGAAGCCATCTTTATCTTCCTCGCGGTGATCGTATTTGTTTATCTTGTTCTTTCCGCTCAATATGAAAGTTTTATCATTCCTTTTTCGGTGATCCTATCACTCCCACCAGGAATTTTCGGAACTTTCTTTCTTTTGAAATTGTTAGGTCTTGCCAACGATATCTATGCACAAATTGGGATGATTATGTTAATCGGTCTTCTTGGGAAAAACGCCGTGTTGATTGTAGAATTTGCAAGGCAGCGACAAGAAGCAGGTTTAACAATATTTGACGCTGCTCTCGAAGGGGCAAAAGCAAGATTTCGCCCCATCCTTATGACATCGTTTGCTTTCGTTGCCGGTTTATTACCACTGGTTTTTGCAACGGGCCCCGGAGCCATCGCCAATCATACAATCGGTGCTTGTGCGTTAGGTGGTATGGTATTCGGAACTATCTTTGGTGTGGTTATCGTTCCAGGCTTATACATTATCTTTGCAAACATAGCAAAAGGTAAAACTTTAATCTATAAAGAAGATCTTATGCCACTCACAGAATCTCCTGAGAGTTACCTAAGTTCAGAAGTAGAAAGAAAAAAAATGAAAAGGGGAAAGAAGTAA